GGGCAGGCGCATGGCGCCGCCGGCGCGGGCTTGCCCATCAGGCGGCCAGATCCTGATATTCGGGATGGCGCTTGATGTAGGCCGCTGCGTAAGAGCAGACCGGCCGCACGCGCCAGCCGCGCTGCCGGGCCGTGTCCAGCGCCGCGCGCGTCAGCTGGGCGGCGATGCCGCGGCCTTCTACGGCCGGCGGAACGCCGGTGTGCTGGATGATCATCATGCCGTCGCGCAATTGGTAATCGAGAACGCAGAGCTGGCCGTCGACCTGGGTGTCGAAACGGCCTTGCTGTTCGTGATGCTGAATGTCTGGCATGGGCGGGCACCTGGATGAGATGGAAAATTGGCCGGTATGCCGGCATTTTAAGACGCCGGGCTTTCCTGGCCAGTGCCATGCCGCAAGTAGCGTGCCGCGATCACGACGTTGGCTGCATAGGCCGCCGCGATGAGCGCCATGGCGACCGGCAGGCTGGCATGCCAGTCGGGCAGGGCATGCAGCACGCTGCCGATGGCCGCCACGCCTACCAGGGCGCCTGCCTGGCGATTGGCGTTCAAGGCCGCCGCCGCGCTGTTGGCGTGTGCGGCGCCGCCGATCTGCAGGGCCAGCGCCGTCATGGCCGGAATGGCGGCGCCGGTGGCTAGGTTGCCGATGGCCAGCAGGACGACCAGCAGCAGGTATGGCGAGTCGGGCGTGTACAGCATGGCGGTGGCGATACCGGCCAGCGCCCCGACGGCGGCGCCTGCCAGCATGGTGGCGCGCGCGCCCCAGCGTGCGGCCAGCCTGCCGGCAGCCAGGTTGCCGATCGAGAACACGCCGAACACGGGCAGCAATTGCAGGCCGGCCTGCAAGGCGTCGGCTCCCAGGGCCTGCTGCACATACAGGCTGAGCAGGAAGATCAGGCCGTATACCGAGAAGCTGATCAGGAAGCCGTATGTATTGGTGGCAAGGTAGCCCGGCGTGCGCGACAGGGCGCGCGGCACGATGGGATGGGCATGGCGCCTTTCGCGCGCCAGCAGCGCCGCGCCGCAGGCCACGGCACACAGGCCGGCCGCCACGATGCGCGGCGCTGTCCAGCCATGGACGTTGCCCTGGATCAGCGCGTAGCTGGCCAGGCCCAGCATGCCGATGCCCAGCACGTGGCTGGCCAGGTTCAGCGGCCGCGGCCGCGCCGCGGGCGAGGCCAGGTGGGCGTGCGCCAGCCACAGCCCCGCCAGCCCCAGCGGCAGGTTGATCAGGAAAATGCTGCGCCAGCCGAATTCGTTGATCAGCATGCCGCCCGCCAGCGGCCCCGCGGTGGCTGCCACGGTGATGATGGCGGACCAGGCTGCCAGCATCCGGCCGCGCACCTCTGGCGCCTGGTAGGCATGCATCAGCAGGCTGAGCGAACTGGGCATGAACAAGGCGGCGCCCAGGCCCTGCAGCAGGCGGGCGGCGACCAGCAGGCCGCTGTCGGGCGCGGCGCCGCACAGCAGCGAGGCCAGCGTGAACAGCGCCAGGCCCGCTAGGTATACGGGCTTGGCCCCATAGCGGTCGGACAGCGCGCCGGCCGCCAGCAGCAGGGCGGCGAAGGCCAGCGTATAGCCGTCGACGATCCACACCAGGCCGCTGAGCGGCGTGCTGAGCTGGGCGCCGATGCTGGGCAGGGCCACGTTGACCACGGTGACATCCAGCATGGCCATGACACAGCCGATGGCCAGCGCCAGCAAGGGAAAAAAGGCGGCGCCGGCGGCGGGCGCGGCCACGGCCAGGGAAGAAGGGCAGGTACTGCGCATGGCGGGTATTCCAGAGGATTGAAGACTGGCATGGTACGGACTTCGAGTGATGCAAAAAACCAGTAGAATCGCTGGAATGAAATGCAAATTTGCATCATGCGCGTGTGCGCTGGCGTGGGCCGACGGCGCGGCGCGGATCGGCCTGGTGTCCGGGAACCTTCATGAACTGGGATGACGCGCGCGTTTTCCTGGCCATCTACCGGGTCGGCACCCTGCGCGGGGCGGCCGCGGTGCTGCAGGTCGACCAGGCCACGGCGGGCCGACGCCTGGCGGCCATCGAGGCATCGCTGCAGGCACGGCTGTTCCTGCGCACGCCGGGCGGATACGTGCCCACGGCGGCGGGCGAACTGGCTTTCACGGCCGCCGAGCGCATGGAGCAGGCGGCCGATCAGCTGCAGCGCCAGATGCAGGGCCTGGACACGCGCCTGTCGGGAGTGGTGCGGGTAGCCACGTCGGACACCCTGGGACGCCACTATCTGCTGGAAGCCTTCAAGCGGGTGCAGGCCGAGCACCCGGCCATCCGGGTGGTGCTGTCGACCTCTACGCAGATCACCAACCTGACCCGCCGCGAGGCCGACATCGCCGTGCGCAATGTGCGGCCCGACAACCCCGACCTGATCTACCGCCACCTGGCGCGCCGCGAGATGGGGCTGTATGCGTCGGCGGCTTATGTGCAGGCTCATGGCGAACCCCGGCCGGGCACGGCCTTCGCCGGGCACCGGCTGGTGGCTTACCAGCGCACCGCGATCCCCAGCCGGTTCGATGCGTTCTGCGGCGAACCCACGCGCAACGGCCAGGTGGTGCTGGAGGTGAATTCGGGCCTGATGATGCTGGAAGCCGTGGCCCGGGGGCTGGGCATCGGCGAACTGCCCGTGATGATGGCCGGCACGTATCCGGCCCTGGTGCGCCTATGGCCGCAACGCGCCGAATCGTATGACCTGTGGCTGGTGCTGCATGGCGACCTCAGCCGCAGCGCGCGCGTGCGCGCCATCGCCGACGCTATTGTGCAGGTGTTCGAAGAAGACGATGAGCGGGGGCTCAGCGGTACATCATCAGGATGACCCAGACGGCGATCATGGCCGCCAGGCCCACCCAGCATGAGGCCCAGAACCCCACGATGGGCGCCTTGATGCTGAACGGCACCTGCTTGGGGTCGACGTGGGCAAGCTGCCGGTTGGCATGGGCGAACAGCCCGAAATTGAAGCCGGGAAAGGCCAGCCGGAAGAAGTAGTCCTGGAAGATGGTGGTTTTGACCACCAGGGGAAAGCGGCGGAACGGCCCGTGCTTGAGCAGCGGATGCTGCATTGCCTTGTTAATGTGGTCGGTGCGTACAAAGAACAGCAGGATGCCGCACAGGCAGCAGACCAGGAAGCAGAGCGTGACGAGGCTGAAGGCGTAGGCCAGGACTTGCGTGGGCATGGAAATCCGGAATCAGGTAGTGCGTGTAAGGATGTGGGTGGGTCAGCCGCGGGTCTGGCCGTCTCCGTTGAGCACCCATTTCAGGGTGGTGAGGCCTTCGAGGCCGACCGGACCGCGCGCATGCAGCCGATTGGTGGAAATGCCGATTTCGGCGCCCAGGCCGTACTCGAAGCCGTCGGCGAAGCAGGTGGGCAGGTTGACGTAGACCGAGGCGGAATCGACCTCGCGCTGGAACCGCTGCGCGGCCGAGAGGTCTTCGGTGACGATGGCGTCGGTATGGCCCGAGCCCCAGCGCGCGATGTGTTCGATGGCCTGGTCGAGCGAATCGACGATGCGCACCGCCAGGATGGGCGCCAGGTATTCGGTGCCCCAGTCTTCGTCGCTGGCGGGCGTGGCGGACGGCACGATGTCGAGCGTGCGCGGGCAGCCGCGCAGCTCGACGCCATGCGCGCTGAAGGCCGCCGCCAGGCGCGGCAGGATGGACACGGCCACGCCGGCGTCGATCAGCAGGGTTTCCATGGCGCCGCAGATGCCGTAGCGGTAGGTCTTGGCGTTGAAGGCGATGGAATGCGCTTTTTGGGGGTCGGCCGCCGCGTCGATGTAGACGTGGCAGTTGCCGTCCAGGTGCTTGATGAGCGGCACGCGCGCTTCGCTGGCCAGGCGGGCGATCAGGCCCTTGCCGCCGCGCGGCACGATGACGTCGATGTGTTCGGTCATGGTGATCAGCTTGCCGACCGCGGCGCGGTCGGTGGTGCCGACGACCTGCACGGCTTCGGCCGGCAGCGCGGCCGCCTGCAGGCCGGCCTGCACGATGCGGCCCAGCGCCACATTGGAATGCAGCGCTTCGCTGCCGCCGCGCAGGATGGTGGCGTTGCCGGATTTCAGGCACAGCGCCGCCGCGTCGATGGTGACGTTGGGGCGCGATTCGTAGATGATGCCGATGACGCCGAGCGGGACGCGCATTTGCGCCACGCGCATGCCGTTGGGGCGCAGGGCGCTGGCGGTGGTGCTGCCGATGGGGTCGGGCAGCGCGGCCACCTGGAGCAGGCCTTCGGCCATGCGGTCGATGGCCTTGTCGGACAGCGTCAGGCGGTCGAGCAGGGCCGCTTCGAGGCCGTTGGCGCGCGCGGCGTCGACATCCTGCGCATTGGCGGCCTGGAGTTCGGCGCGCTTGTCGCGCAGCGCTTCGGCCATGGCGTGCAGGGCCTGGTTCTTGGCGGCGCCGGTGGCGCGCATCATGGCGCGCGAAGCGCGGCGGGCATTTTCGCCCAGGGCCAGCATGGCGGTGTCGATGTCGGTAGCGGGCATCACGGAATCTTGCATGATTGCGGCGGCGGCGCGGTATGCGCCGGCAGAGAGTTCAAGTGTAGCGTGCCGCGGCGGCGCTCATGAGCGGCCGGCGGCCGCCACGCGCAGGGCCAGGCGGGCCATTTCTTCCCAGGGGTCGGCCAGGCGGCCGGGCACCGACAGCCCCTTGATGAGGCGGTCGACCTCGTGGGCATGTTGCACGGCCGCTGGCCAGGCGCGCGCGGGCACGCGCCCCAGGGCCTGCAGCGCCAGGCGTTCGTGGGCGCCGAAAATGCGCAGCCGGCGCATGGTGGCCCCGGCATCCTGGCCGCTGGCGCGGGCCTCGGCCACGCGCGCCAGCAGGCGGATTTCGTCGCCGACGGCCCACAGCACCAGCGGCAGCGCCTCGCCTTCGGCGCGCAGGCCGGCCAGCATGCGCACCGTGCGCGGCGCGTCGCCGGCCAGCATGGCGTCGCGCAGGCCGAAGACATCGTAGCGGGCCACGTTGAGCACGGCGCGTTCGACGTCTTCGGCCGCCAGCTGGCCTTCTGGATAGAGCAGGCCCAGCTTCAGGATTTCCTGGTGGGCGGCCAGCAGGTTGCCTTCGACCTTGTCGGCCATCCATTGCAGGGTGGCGTTGTCGGCGCGCTGGTTTTGCCGCGCCAGGCGGGAGCCGATCCAGGCCGGCAGGCGGCCGCGTTCGATGGTGGGCAGGTCGACCATGATGCCGCCCTGCGCCAGGGCCTGCGCCCATTTGGCGTCGCGGGTGGTTTTGTCGAGGCGGGGCAGGGCCACCAAGACCAGCGTGTCGGGGTCGGGCTGCCGCGCGGCCTGCTCGGCCAGCCGCATCAGGGTGTCGCCGCCGGTTTTGCCGGGCTTGCCGGTGGGCAGCTTGATTTCCAGCACCCGGCGGTCGCCGAACAGCGACACGCTTTGCGTGGCGGCGGCGACGGCGCTCCAGTCGCTGCGGGCGTCCATGACCATGCTGGTGCGGTCGGTGTAGCCGGCCTCGCGCGCCGCGGCGCGCAAGGCGTCGACGGCCTCGGTGACGAGCAGGGGTTCATCGCCCGACACCGTGTACAGCGGCGCCAGGCGCTGGCCCGCGCGCTGCAGGTGGTCGGCCAGCCGGTCGGCATCGAGCGCCTGTGCCATGCTTTACCAGGCGCCGGTGCCGGGCGAGCCGGGCGTTTGCCAGGTTTCGGGCCCGGCATCGGATGGCGGCGCGTTGGGGTCGAAGACGGGCGCGTCGGGATCGCTTTCGCCGCGCGCAGCGGCTTCGGCGGCGTTGCGCACGTCGGCCGCGGTGAGGCGGCGCAGCAGGCGGCTGACCAGCGATTGCTGCATCGACAGGTACAGGCTTTCGATCTGGCCCTGCTTGGCCTGCACGACCTGATCGTCGTAGGGCATTTCGCGGTAGACCGACAGAGTGGTGTCGGGCAGGATGGCCACGCCCTTGTTGGTGATCAGGCGGAAGGTGAAGTTGATGCCCAGTTCGTATTCTTCGACCCGGCCCTGCGCATTCAGCGAGACCTCGCGCAGCGTGCGCTGGTTGCGTACCTGCTGCAGGATGGCCTGCGCCTGGTCGGGCTGGTCGACCAGGCGCGTGTTGGGCGAGGCGGCGCGCAGCGCCCGCCGGACGTCGGCGCCGAACCGGCTGTTGTCGGCAATGCCGACGTACAGGGTGTCGAAGGGCAGCGGGGTGACGCCGCGCATTGCGAAACCGCACGCCGCCAGCAGCATGACGGCCGCCAGGCTGGCGGCGCGCAGCAGCCAGCGGGCAGGGAAGCGTTGCGGACGTTGCGGGGCAATCTGCATGCAGAACCTCTTAGCCTACGACGTTGACCAGCTTGCCCGGCACGACGATGACGCGCTTGGGCGGACGGCCTTCAAGGAAACGGGCGACTTCTTCCTGGGCCGCGGCGATCTGCTCGATGTCGGCCTTGGACGCTTTGGCGGCCACGCGGATCGCGCCGCGCAGCTTGCCGTTGACCTGCAGCATGAGCTCGATTTCGTCGGCCACCAGCGCGGCCTCGTCGACGTGCGGCCACGGGGCGTCGAGCAGGTCGCCCAGCGCGTGGGTGTAGCCCAGGTCGCGCCACAGCAGCCAGGTGACGTGCGGCACCACGGGGTACAGCACGCGCAGCAGCACGCCCAGTGTTTCGGCGCGCGCGGCGTCGGCGTGGGCGCCTTCGGGCAGCTTGGCGTCGTCGAGGGCGTTGAGCATTTTCATGCAGCCCGACACCACCGTGTTGTACTGGATGCGCTGGTAGTCGTAGTCGGCCTGCTTGAGCAGGCCATAGACTTCGCGGCGCAGGTCTTTGACCGGCGCGGGGGCCTGGGCCCAGTCGGCGCCGGCCGCCAGGCCGCGCGCCACCGCTTCGTGCTGCGCATGGCAGTGCGACCACAGGCGGCGCAGGAACCGGTTGGCGCCTTCGACGCCGGAGTCGGACCATTCGAGCGTTTGCTCGGGCGGGCTGGCGAACATGACGAACAGGCGCGCGGTGTCGGCGCCCAGCGTATCGATGAGCGCCTGCGGATCGACCCCGTTGTTCTTGGACTTGGACATGGTGCCCACGCCGCCGTAGTTGACGTCGGAGCCGTCGCTTTTCAGGCGGGCGCCGGTGATGGCGCCCTTGGCGTCGTAGAGGTTCTCGACTTCTTCGGGCCAGAAGTATTCGATGCCGCCCTGCGCGTTCTTGCGCGAATAGATATGGTTGAGCACCATGCCCTGGCACAGCAGCTTGGTGAAGGGCTCGCTGAAATTCAGCAGGCCCAGGTCGCGCATGACGCGCGTCCAGAAGCGCGCGTACAGCAGGTGCAGCACGGCATGCTCGATGCCGCCGATGTACTGGTCCATGGGCATCCAGTAATCGTTGCGGGCATCGACCATGGCCTGGTCGTTGCCGGGCGAGGTGTAACGCATGAAGTACCACGACGAATCGACGAAGGTGTCCATCGTGTCGGTTTCGCGCCGCGCGGGCTTGCCGCAGCTGGGGCAGCGGCAGGACAGGAAGGCTTCGTTCTTGGCCAGCGGGTTGCCGCTGCCGTCGGGGATCAGGTCGTCGGGCAGCACGACCGGCAGGTCTTGCTCGGGCACGGGCACGGGGCCGCACTCGGGGCAGTGGATGATGGGGATGGGCGTGCCCCAGTAGCGCTGGCGCGAGATGCCCCAGTCGCGCAGGCGCCAGGTGGTCTGCTTTTCGCCCAGGCCCTGCGCGGCCAGGTCGGCCGCAATGGCGTCGACGGCCTCGGCGTACGACAGGCCGTCGTATTTGCCGGAATTGACGGTGCGGCCGCTTTGCTTGTCGCCGTACCATTCCTGCCAGGCGTCAGTGGAATAGGTTTTGCCTTCCAGGGCCACCACCTGCCGGATGGGCAACTGGTATTTCCGGGCGAAGGCGAAGTCGCGCTCGTCGTGCGCGGGCACGCCCATGACGGCGCCGTCGCCGTAGCTCATGAGCACGTAGTTGCCGACCCAGACTTCGACCTGGGCGCCGGTAAGCGGATGCGTGACCGTCAGGCCGGTGCGCATGCCGGCCTTTTCGCGGGTGGCGATCTCGGCTTCGGTGGTGCCGCCCAGCTTGCACTGTTCGATGAAGTCGGCCAGCGCGGGGTTGGAGGCGGCGGCGTGCGCGGCCAGCGGGTGTTCGGGCGCCACGGCGCAGAAGGTGACCCCCATGATGGTGTCGGCGCGCGTGGTGAAGACGTACAGCCTGCCGTCCTGGATGAGCTGGCCGTCGGCGCCGGCGATGGTATGCGGGAACGCGAAGCGCAGGCCCTCGGACTTGCCGATCCAGTTTTCCTGCATGATGCGCACGCGCTCGGGCCAGCCGGGCAGGCCCGAGCGGACCTGATCGAGGAGTTCGTCGGCGTAGTCGGTGATGCGCAGGTAGTAGCCGGGGATTTCGCGCTTTTCGACCGGGGCGCCCGAGCGCCAGCCGCGCCCGTCGATGACCTGTTCGTTGGCCAGCACGGTCTGGTCGACCGGATCCCAGTTGACAGTCTGGGTTTTGCGGTAGGCGATGCCCTTTTCAAGCATCTTCAGGAACAGCCATTGGTTCCATTTGTAATATTTGGGATCGCAGGCGCACATTTCGCGCGACCAGTCGATGGCCAGCCCCATCGCCTGCATCTGCTTCTTCATGTAGGCGATGTTGTCGTAGGTCCATTTGGCCGGGGGCACCTTGGACTTGATGGCGGCGTTCTCGGCCGGCATGCCGAAGGCGTCCCAGCCCATGGGCATGAGCACGTTGTAGCCGCGCATGCGCAGCTGCCGGGCCATCATGTCGTTGATGGTGTAGTTGCGCACGTGGCCCATGTGCAGCTTGCCGCTGGGATAGGGCAGCATCGAGCAGGCATAGAACTTGGGCTTTTCGGTGCCGTCGGCGTTCTTGGCGTGTTCGGTGACGCGATAGGCGTCGCGGGCCTGCCAGTCTTGTTGGGCGGCGGCTTCGACGGCGGTGGGACTGTAGCGTTCCTGCATGGACTCGTGCGCGTTTCGGTAAATGGGAAAGGGCCGGCGCGGCGCAAAGGCGGCGACGGTCAAACCACTACTGATTATAGAAGTACCTACGCCCGGGCAGGCGTGGGCGGGATTTCGGGGATGCGCGCCGCCGGCGCCCAGACGGCGTAGGCCAGCGCCGCCGCGCTGACCGCGGCCCCGCCGGCCGCCACGCCCAGCCAGCCGGCGTGCGTGTACAGGGCCGCCGACGCCAGCGAACCCGCCGCCCCGCCGATGAAGTACGAAGTCATGTAACCGGCGGTGAGGCGGCTGCGCGCATCGGGCCGCAGCCGGTAGATGGTGCTCTGGTTGGTGACATGCACGCCCTGGATCGCCATGTCGAGCACCAGGATGCCGGCGAGCAGGGCGGTCAGCGAATGCTCGCCCAGCGCCAGCAGACCCCACGAGCCGAGCAGCAGGGCCAGGCCGGCGCGGGTGGCCAGGTTGCCCAGGCCGCGGTCGCTGAGCCGGCCATAGCGGTTGGCGGCAATGGCGCCGGCGGCGCCGGCCAGGCCGAACAGGCCGATGGCGCCGTCGCTATAAGAATAGGGCGGGTTGGCCAGCAGGAAGGTCAGCGGCGTCCACAGCATGCTGAACGAGGCGAAGATCAGCGCGCCCAGCACCGAACGCCCGCGGAACAGCGGTTCGCGCGTGTACAAATGGAAAATCGAGGCCAGCAGCCCGGCGTAGTGCAGGTCGACGGTGGTCTTGTAGCGCGGCAGCACGCGCCACAGGGCGCCCGCCATGGCCAGCACGAGCACGGCCGCCACCCAGTAGACCGTGCGCCAGCTGCCCAGGCCGGCCAGCATGCCGGCGAAGGTGCGCGCCAGCAGGATGCCCAGCAGCAGGCCGCTCATGACCGTGCCGACGGCCTTGCCGCGCTGCTGGGGCGAGGCCAGCGTGGCCGCGAACGGCACCAGCACCTGCGCCACGACGGACAGGAAGCCGGTAATGGCCGTGCCGGCCAGCAGCATCGCCAGGCTGTTGGAAAACGCCGACAGCAGCAGCCCCACCGCGCCCAGCGCCGTCATGGCCGTAATCAGGGCGCGCCGCTCGATCATGTCGCCCAGCGGCACCAGCAGCAGCAGGCCGGCGGCGTACGACAGCTGCGCGGTGGTGACGATGCCGCCGGCGGCCGTTTCGGACAGGCCGAACTGTTCGCCGATGGTGTGCAGCAGCGGCTGCATGTAGTAATTGCTGGCGACGATCAGGCCGGTGGCCGCCGACATCAGCAGGATGATGGGAGTGGTGAGGGCGGGAGCGGCTGAGTCGTGGCGCGGAGAATCGTGGGACATCGGGAAACGGATCGGCGGAAGGAAGGGGAAGGCGGGGCGCGGGCCGGCCTCAGGCTTTGCCCGCGCCTATGGCGCCCGGCGAGTGGTGGTCGTGGGCGGCCAGCAGGCGGCGCAACAGCGTGGCCAGCTGCCTGCGGTCGGCGGCCGGCAGCGGCGCCAGCAACTGGCCGAGTTCGTCCAGGTAGTCGCCCAGCGCGGCCTTGATGGTGCGCAGCCCCTGCGGGGTCAGCGAGGCCATGACGCCGCGCCGGTCGTCGGGGTTGGGTTCGCGCGCCAGCAGGCCGGCCTGCTCGAGGCGGTCGAGGCGGTTGGTCATGGCGCCCGACGACAGCAGCAGGGCGTTGACCAGCGCCTGCGGGCTGAGGGCGTGCGGGGGGCCGGAGCGATACAGCGTGGCCAGCACGTCGAATTCGCCCTGGTGCAGGCCGTGCTTGCGGAAGCCGGCATCGACCTCGCGGGCGGCAAGGGTATGCAGGCGGAACAGGCGGCTGAACACGGCCATGCCCGAGACATCCAGGCCGGGGCATTGTTCGTGCCACTGCGAGAGTACGAAATCGACGTGGTCGCGCATGGTTATCTTTATATCAAATATCTTGACGTAAAGATAATTGGGCGAACCCCGCCCCGTCAAATGCCGCGTCCGGAAACGGCAAGGCCCGCCTCTTGCGAGACGGGCCTTGCCGATGAGACTGCAGGACGAACGCTTATTGGGCGGCGTCTTTCAGTTTCTTGAGCGGGCGGACCTTGACCTTGACCGAAGCGGGCTTGGCCGGGAACCAGCGCTCTTCGCCGGTGAACGGGTCTTTGCCGAAGCGCTTGGCCTTGGCGGGAACCTTTTGCACGGTGACCTTGAACAGGCCCGGCAGCGAGAATTCGCCGGCGCCCTTCTTGTCGACCGAACCGAGCACGGCGCCTTCCAGGCCGGCCAGCACGGCCTTGACCGATTTGGCTTCCACGCCGGTCTGTTCAACCAGGTGGGCGATCAGTTGCGACTTGTTCAGCGCTTGCTTGATAGCGCGGGGAGCAGCGGCAGCCGTTTTCTTCACGGCGGGCTTGGCGGCGGTTGCCTTCTTGGCCGGAGCCTTGGCGGCGGTCTTGCTGACTTTCTTGGCAGGAGCTTTTGCTTTGGTAGCCATGGTCGAAATCCGTATGTTTGAGGACACGAGATAGCGCGGCACCGAAGATCGGCACTTGGCACCTCGCGCCCGATGATAGCGGAACTTCGCATTCGCGCGAGTATTTCAGCGGGTTGTCGCCGCAAAACATGTTGTTTTCCCGACAATGCGAGGCGTTTTCGCGGATGCGGCCGCGTCGGCCGTGCGCAACGCCGCGGCGATGGATCGAGCGCCGGCCGGAGCGCCGTGGCGCGTCAGCGGAATGTAATTTATATCGTGATACGATACTTTTCCCCCAGGACCGGCGTGCCGCCGGTCCTGTTTCTTTTCGTCCGCTCCTTCCCGTATGGCTCCCCCTGCACCATTGTCTTCCGCTCGACCGCCCAGCTCGGCCCGCTTGGGCGATTTCACAACAGACCGCCGCGTCCTGCTGCTGATGTTCATGGCCGTGCTGGTCGGCCTGGCCGGCGTGGGCGCCGCCTGGGTGCTGCTGCGCCTGATCGCGCTGTGCACCAACCTGGCCTACTACGGCCGCTTTTCGTTCGAGAACCTGCCCATCGCGGGCAACACCCTGGGCTGGGCGGCGGTGGCGGTGCCGGTGGTGGGCTGCATCATCATCGGCTTCATGGCGCGCTATGGTTCGGAGAAGATCCGCGGCCACGGCATTCCCGAGGCCATGGAAGCCATCCTGATCGGCAAGAGCCGCATCCAGCCCAAGGTGGCGGTGCTCAAGCCGCTGTCGTCGGCCGTGTCGATCGGCACCGGCGGCCCGTTCGGCGCGGAAGGGCCGATCATCATGACCGGGGGCGCCATCGGCTCGCTGCTGGCGCAGATGGTGCACATGAGCTCCAGCGAGCGCAAGACGCTGCTGGTGGCCGGCGCCGCGGCCGGCATGACCGCCGTGTTTGGCACGCCGGTAGCGGCCATTCTGCTGGCGGTGGAACTGCTGTTGTTCGAATGGAAGCCGCGCAGCTTCCTGCCGGTGGCGGTGGCCGCGGTGGTGGCGGCCGCGGCGCGCCCGCTGCTGTTCGACGCCGCGCCCATTTTCCCCTACTCGGGCGTGGGCGAACCGTCGCTGCATCACGTGGTGGCCTGGGCCCTGGTGGGGGTAATGGCCGGGCTGGGCTCGGGCGTGCTGACCGCGCTGGTGTACGCGGCCGAAGACCTGTTCGAGAAGCTGCCCATCCACTGGATGTGGTGGCCCGCCATCGGCGGCCTGGTGATCGGCCTGGGCGGCCTGATCGAGCCCGCCGCGCTGGGCGTGGGCTATGACAACATCACCGACCTGCTGTCGGGCAAGCTGGCGCTGCAGGCCGTGCTGCTGCTGCTGGTCGTGAAGGTGGTGATCTGGTCGGTGGCGCTGGGCTCGGGCACGTCCGGCGGCGTGCTGGCGCCGCTGCTGATTTTCGGCGGGGCGCTGGGCGCGCTGGCCACGCCGCTGCTGCCGCAGGCCGATCCCGGCTTCTGGGCGCTGCTGGGCATGGCGGCCATGATGGGCGGCACCATGCGCGCGCCGCTGACCGCGACCCTGTTCGCGGTGGAGCTGACCGGCAATTTCAGCGTGCTGCTGCCGGTGCTGACGGCCTGCGCGTTTGCCTATGGCCTGACCGTGCTGCTGCTCAAGCGCTCGATCCTGACCGAGAAGATCGCCCGCCGCGGCCATCACATCACGCGCGAATATCATGTCGATCCGTTCGACCTGGTGCGGGTGTCGGCGGTGATGACCACCGCCGTCGAAACGCTGCCGGCATCGATGAGCGTGGCCGACGCCGTGGCGCACTTCACCACGGCCGAGCGGCGCCATACCTCGTATCCGGTGGTGGACCAGCAGGGCACGGTGGTGGGCGAAATCACGCGCGCCGACAGCCTGGCCTGGACGCTGGAAGACGAAGACAACGCCCGGCCGCTGGGCGAGATGGTGGCCGGCCGTGAACTTTTCGTGGGCTATCCGGACGAACTTGCCAGCCAGGCGGCCGACCGCATGGCCTTGACGGGGGTGGGGCGCCTGCCCATCGTCGAGCGCACCACCGGCCGCCTGCTGGGACTGGTGGGCCGCAAAGACCTGCTGCGCGTGCGGGCCGGCCGGCTGCGCGACGAGCGCGAGCGCACCGCATACTTCCGCTGGCGCAGTGCGCGCCGGCGTCCGGCCGATACTCTGTAGGAGCTCCCTTGATCAAGAAATTTTGCGCGGGCCTGCTGCTTGCCGCGGCCAGCCTGGCGGGCGCGCAGGCGCAAGTGGTGCCGCCGCCGGTCACGGCCAAGGCGTGGATGCTGCTGGATGCCACCAGCGGCCAGGAAATCGCTTCGTTCAATCCCGACACGCGGGTCGAGCCGGCGTCGCTGACCAAGGTGATGACGGCCTACCTG
This genomic window from Bordetella petrii contains:
- a CDS encoding HU family DNA-binding protein, with product MATKAKAPAKKVSKTAAKAPAKKATAAKPAVKKTAAAAPRAIKQALNKSQLIAHLVEQTGVEAKSVKAVLAGLEGAVLGSVDKKGAGEFSLPGLFKVTVQKVPAKAKRFGKDPFTGEERWFPAKPASVKVKVRPLKKLKDAAQ
- the leuS gene encoding leucine--tRNA ligase codes for the protein MQERYSPTAVEAAAQQDWQARDAYRVTEHAKNADGTEKPKFYACSMLPYPSGKLHMGHVRNYTINDMMARQLRMRGYNVLMPMGWDAFGMPAENAAIKSKVPPAKWTYDNIAYMKKQMQAMGLAIDWSREMCACDPKYYKWNQWLFLKMLEKGIAYRKTQTVNWDPVDQTVLANEQVIDGRGWRSGAPVEKREIPGYYLRITDYADELLDQVRSGLPGWPERVRIMQENWIGKSEGLRFAFPHTIAGADGQLIQDGRLYVFTTRADTIMGVTFCAVAPEHPLAAHAAASNPALADFIEQCKLGGTTEAEIATREKAGMRTGLTVTHPLTGAQVEVWVGNYVLMSYGDGAVMGVPAHDERDFAFARKYQLPIRQVVALEGKTYSTDAWQEWYGDKQSGRTVNSGKYDGLSYAEAVDAIAADLAAQGLGEKQTTWRLRDWGISRQRYWGTPIPIIHCPECGPVPVPEQDLPVVLPDDLIPDGSGNPLAKNEAFLSCRCPSCGKPARRETDTMDTFVDSSWYFMRYTSPGNDQAMVDARNDYWMPMDQYIGGIEHAVLHLLYARFWTRVMRDLGLLNFSEPFTKLLCQGMVLNHIYSRKNAQGGIEYFWPEEVENLYDAKGAITGARLKSDGSDVNYGGVGTMSKSKNNGVDPQALIDTLGADTARLFVMFASPPEQTLEWSDSGVEGANRFLRRLWSHCHAQHEAVARGLAAGADWAQAPAPVKDLRREVYGLLKQADYDYQRIQYNTVVSGCMKMLNALDDAKLPEGAHADAARAETLGVLLRVLYPVVPHVTWLLWRDLGYTHALGDLLDAPWPHVDEAALVADEIELMLQVNGKLRGAIRVAAKASKADIEQIAAAQEEVARFLEGRPPKRVIVVPGKLVNVVG
- a CDS encoding MarR family winged helix-turn-helix transcriptional regulator, with protein sequence MRDHVDFVLSQWHEQCPGLDVSGMAVFSRLFRLHTLAAREVDAGFRKHGLHQGEFDVLATLYRSGPPHALSPQALVNALLLSSGAMTNRLDRLEQAGLLAREPNPDDRRGVMASLTPQGLRTIKAALGDYLDELGQLLAPLPAADRRQLATLLRRLLAAHDHHSPGAIGAGKA
- a CDS encoding MFS transporter, giving the protein MSHDSPRHDSAAPALTTPIILLMSAATGLIVASNYYMQPLLHTIGEQFGLSETAAGGIVTTAQLSYAAGLLLLVPLGDMIERRALITAMTALGAVGLLLSAFSNSLAMLLAGTAITGFLSVVAQVLVPFAATLASPQQRGKAVGTVMSGLLLGILLARTFAGMLAGLGSWRTVYWVAAVLVLAMAGALWRVLPRYKTTVDLHYAGLLASIFHLYTREPLFRGRSVLGALIFASFSMLWTPLTFLLANPPYSYSDGAIGLFGLAGAAGAIAANRYGRLSDRGLGNLATRAGLALLLGSWGLLALGEHSLTALLAGILVLDMAIQGVHVTNQSTIYRLRPDARSRLTAGYMTSYFIGGAAGSLASAALYTHAGWLGVAAGGAAVSAAALAYAVWAPAARIPEIPPTPARA